The proteins below come from a single Acidobacteriota bacterium genomic window:
- a CDS encoding glycosyl hydrolase family 5 gives MRSTDDKVPQPRMSRRKFLAGAAGVATLSAASGVASAETAGGRSGETRTNPAAALLRVDINPTHVVNSFDPDESLGSSMDELSPSIIERIYTPEIIRECLSAGWGPITYRLHTELAIEAWHWNSNGEWSDPDKRQGYFIGNRTPKEFLRNSFGYPLPRRGTTSNGGAARGYSRLTDGDPATFWKSNPYLTQTFTGEDDALHPQWIIVDLAAVHKVNSIRIDWGDPYASTYEIQYWTGDDPMSWEGQYSAGGGGVAQQASGRWNLFTYGNVRDGSGGEVTLKLSRSPVATRWIRVVMTKSSYSSGLQATSDPRDRLGYAIHQVYAGTLQDHGTFVDLTRHAPDASQTATYCSSTDPWHSASDLNSHGSQTGFDLFFTSGITNKLPAIIPVAILYSIPEDAAAQIAYLKKRGYPVGRVEMGEECDGQYYMPEDYAALYLQFADAIHRVDPDIKLGGPVFQGINQDISVWPDAQGRTSWFERFLDYLKAHRRIQDLTFVSFEHYPFDPCSVNWADLYREPELTRSCLQALRDDGLPDGIPLINTESNVSWEMTPYMSDIFSGLWLADSVGSFFLEGGGAYFHSPIQPQPPNQGCRGWGTWSNFVCDSNFKVKEYTAEYYASHLINLEWASHRAGVHHMFRVVGTIQDAAGNALITSYALKRPDGDWSILLINKDRNNARTVQVAFEDSESGQVSHFAGQVQMVTFGNEQYVWHSAGRDSHADPDGPPRRIIVPGGPDARFTLPKASITVLRGKLEAGKPIRS, from the coding sequence ATGAGAAGCACCGACGACAAAGTTCCCCAGCCTCGTATGTCGCGGCGCAAGTTCCTGGCCGGCGCGGCTGGGGTTGCGACACTTTCAGCGGCATCTGGTGTGGCTTCCGCCGAAACGGCAGGCGGCAGGAGCGGTGAAACGCGGACGAATCCTGCCGCAGCGTTGCTCCGCGTTGACATAAATCCGACCCATGTAGTGAACTCTTTCGATCCCGATGAAAGCCTGGGGAGTTCGATGGATGAGTTGTCTCCGTCTATCATCGAAAGGATCTATACTCCTGAAATTATCCGTGAATGCCTTTCCGCCGGCTGGGGACCTATTACATACCGCCTGCACACCGAACTGGCCATTGAAGCCTGGCATTGGAATTCGAACGGTGAGTGGAGCGACCCCGACAAACGGCAAGGGTACTTTATAGGTAATCGAACACCAAAAGAATTTTTGCGAAATTCGTTTGGTTATCCGCTTCCACGCCGTGGTACCACCAGCAACGGAGGGGCCGCCCGAGGCTATTCGCGGTTGACGGACGGCGATCCAGCCACATTCTGGAAGAGTAACCCCTACCTCACACAGACCTTTACCGGGGAGGATGACGCGCTGCATCCCCAGTGGATCATCGTAGATCTTGCTGCGGTTCACAAAGTGAATTCCATTCGCATCGACTGGGGCGACCCGTATGCGAGTACATACGAAATCCAATACTGGACCGGCGACGACCCCATGAGCTGGGAGGGCCAGTATTCTGCGGGCGGCGGGGGGGTTGCACAGCAAGCCTCAGGGCGCTGGAATCTCTTCACTTATGGAAACGTTCGAGACGGGAGCGGGGGAGAAGTAACGCTGAAGCTTTCCCGGTCTCCGGTGGCTACACGTTGGATTCGAGTCGTAATGACAAAGTCTTCCTATAGCTCTGGATTGCAGGCTACGAGCGATCCGCGCGACCGGCTGGGCTATGCGATTCATCAGGTGTACGCCGGTACTCTTCAGGATCACGGAACGTTTGTCGACCTGACGAGACACGCTCCAGACGCCAGCCAGACGGCAACGTACTGTTCTTCGACGGACCCGTGGCATTCCGCCTCGGACTTAAATTCTCATGGCTCCCAGACCGGGTTTGACCTGTTTTTCACCAGCGGGATTACGAACAAGTTGCCGGCCATCATTCCTGTCGCCATTCTCTACAGCATTCCAGAAGACGCCGCAGCGCAGATTGCATATCTCAAGAAGCGCGGCTATCCCGTGGGGCGGGTTGAGATGGGCGAGGAATGCGACGGGCAATATTACATGCCCGAAGATTACGCTGCGCTCTATCTGCAATTCGCTGATGCCATCCACAGGGTTGACCCTGACATCAAGCTAGGCGGCCCCGTGTTTCAGGGCATCAATCAGGACATTTCCGTCTGGCCGGACGCGCAGGGAAGAACTTCGTGGTTCGAACGCTTCCTTGACTATCTGAAGGCGCATAGGCGAATTCAGGATCTCACTTTCGTTTCCTTTGAGCACTATCCCTTTGATCCATGTTCGGTGAATTGGGCGGACCTTTATCGTGAGCCGGAGCTGACGCGAAGTTGCCTACAGGCGTTGCGTGATGATGGCTTGCCGGACGGCATCCCGCTGATAAACACGGAGAGCAATGTTTCCTGGGAGATGACGCCGTACATGTCGGATATTTTCTCAGGCCTCTGGTTGGCTGACAGCGTTGGCAGTTTCTTTCTGGAGGGCGGAGGCGCTTATTTCCATTCTCCCATCCAGCCCCAGCCCCCCAACCAGGGATGCCGCGGGTGGGGCACATGGAGCAACTTCGTTTGCGACTCCAATTTTAAGGTCAAAGAGTATACGGCGGAGTACTATGCCAGCCATTTGATTAACCTGGAATGGGCCTCACATCGCGCAGGTGTTCACCACATGTTTCGGGTTGTGGGGACGATTCAGGATGCCGCGGGCAACGCGCTGATTACGAGCTACGCCTTAAAGCGTCCGGATGGCGATTGGTCGATCCTGTTGATCAACAAAGACAGGAACAATGCGCGGACGGTTCAGGTTGCGTTCGAGGATTCAGAAAGCGGACAGGTGAGCCATTTTGCGGGTCAGGTCCAGATGGTGACGTTCGGCAACGAGCAATACGTCTGGCATTCCGCAGGACGGGACTCCCACGCCGATCCCGATGGTCCGCCACGCCGTATCATCGTCCCGGGTGGCCCTGACGCGAGGTTTACTTTGCCGAAGGCTTCAATCACCGTGCTTCGTGGCAAGTTGGAAGCAGGGAAGCCAATTCGGTCATAG
- a CDS encoding tetratricopeptide repeat protein, whose product MLWHQNAKNHALVVLVVSLSAALHYAAKQGNNQGSQSAVTHTNQARKYLAQKDFGRAKSELDSAIRIDPAYGEAYEMMGQVEFQSGDTEGAISAFGQALKLEPESFSSHYGLGMAFLRNNNIREGLHELRAAASLRPNDVNVNYNLGVLLLDQGEPAMAIEHLHKAQTPGESRPDVAYNLIRAELAANRPGEAREEARKAAMSLESDSNWQSATGQLFLEHHQPGDAVPYLSRARTLEPDSVEIRHKLALAYLEFNQPAQAIALIKEPKAAEDYYLLAGANYLLRKYDVAAKNATTAVSMDSHQPHYLLLAARIDQHLGQHGSALALLENAIKLAPKWPDPYYSAGVSLYCEKRYTEAQKYLEESLAFQPDSARAVFLYAVSLISEGNDQEGEVYLRKAAELNPDNAHFKYFLGEILTRQNRLADAEEVYRQAVSLDPKYAPLHYQLGKLLLRTNHPDLAAQETEKAISLDPNLAEAYYQLIQAYSRLGEKEKSARAAAIFAKLSKGNISDKEKFYESVKKELGLP is encoded by the coding sequence ATGTTATGGCATCAAAATGCGAAAAATCACGCCCTGGTCGTGCTGGTTGTAAGCCTCAGTGCAGCTTTACATTACGCAGCTAAGCAGGGCAATAATCAAGGGTCCCAATCCGCCGTCACCCATACCAATCAGGCGAGAAAGTATCTCGCCCAGAAGGATTTTGGTCGTGCAAAATCTGAGCTCGACTCAGCCATCCGGATTGATCCTGCGTACGGCGAAGCCTATGAAATGATGGGGCAGGTTGAGTTCCAAAGCGGAGATACGGAAGGGGCGATTTCTGCATTTGGGCAGGCTTTGAAACTCGAGCCGGAGTCTTTCAGCTCTCATTACGGACTTGGCATGGCCTTCCTGCGAAACAACAATATCAGGGAAGGGCTTCACGAGCTCAGGGCCGCCGCATCACTCCGCCCCAACGACGTCAACGTAAATTACAACCTTGGGGTACTCCTCCTCGATCAGGGCGAGCCTGCCATGGCCATTGAGCATTTGCACAAGGCTCAGACGCCCGGTGAGAGCCGTCCCGACGTTGCTTACAATCTGATTCGTGCAGAACTGGCGGCAAACAGGCCTGGTGAAGCCAGAGAGGAAGCCAGGAAGGCGGCGATGTCATTGGAATCGGACTCCAACTGGCAGAGTGCGACTGGCCAGTTGTTCCTGGAACACCATCAGCCCGGCGACGCGGTCCCGTATCTTTCCCGGGCGCGTACCCTGGAGCCTGATTCCGTGGAGATTCGTCATAAGCTTGCGCTGGCATACCTGGAATTCAACCAGCCTGCACAAGCGATTGCACTCATCAAAGAACCTAAGGCAGCAGAAGACTACTATCTCCTGGCCGGGGCGAATTATCTGTTGCGAAAATATGACGTTGCCGCGAAGAATGCAACAACAGCGGTCAGCATGGACTCCCACCAGCCTCATTATCTGCTGCTGGCGGCCCGGATCGACCAGCACCTTGGCCAACATGGCTCTGCTCTCGCCCTGCTGGAAAATGCCATCAAGCTGGCTCCGAAGTGGCCGGACCCATATTACAGCGCCGGTGTCAGCCTCTATTGCGAAAAGCGGTACACAGAAGCGCAGAAATACCTTGAGGAGTCGCTTGCATTTCAGCCTGATTCTGCCCGCGCGGTCTTTCTCTACGCGGTCAGTCTTATCAGCGAGGGGAACGATCAAGAGGGTGAGGTGTATCTCCGTAAAGCCGCAGAACTAAACCCGGATAACGCGCACTTCAAGTATTTTTTGGGCGAAATCCTGACGCGGCAAAACCGTCTTGCTGATGCCGAAGAGGTTTACAGGCAGGCCGTTAGCCTCGACCCGAAGTACGCGCCGCTGCATTACCAGCTTGGAAAACTACTGCTGCGGACTAATCATCCTGACCTGGCAGCCCAGGAGACAGAGAAAGCAATCAGCCTTGATCCCAACCTGGCCGAGGCCTATTATCAACTGATCCAGGCGTACAGCAGATTGGGGGAAAAAGAAAAGTCTGCCCGTGCGGCCGCTATCTTTGCAAAACTCAGTAAGGGAAACATAAGCGACAAAGAAAAGTTCTACGAGAGTGTAAAGAAAGAGCTGGGTTTACCGTAA
- a CDS encoding TonB-dependent receptor, with translation MKQGRFFQLVWVALALALVAVVPRLGAQTVSGSISGSVTDPSGAAVPSANITLRNAETGAVMRTSSNSSGVYGFPVVPVGTNYTVSVEAKGFRTYVQSGITLLINQALRVDAKLVIGSEQQSVEVSAQAVQVATENTSMGDVIESRKMLSLPLNGRSYIDLLGLQAGVVPESTTGSLGDRPVAGTGSAGNFSVNGGREAANGFMLNGGSVEEGRNNGAGLVPNLDSIEEFKVITNSGSAEYGQYSGAIVNVVTKGGTNEWHGNGFEFLRNEKFDSRNFFDPDRGAFKRNQFGGTIGGPIIKNRLFIFGDYQGTRQSLGVSTGALTVPTADQRAGNLSDPNLPVSGLDPTAVVKGCAPGNGCLNDVLTTRLGYTVTNGEPYYTPGCASTANCVFPNGIIPQSAWSAPSLALEQYIPEPTPGLGGSTFSTTSQKQHVRDDKFSVRGDLDTGGYGRWSVYYALDNTNLLDPFPAANVPGFAASTPQQAMQTVLSNTRTFGSSNVNEVHAAFFRTAMTQRQPQGGLVSDLSSLGFVTGGLGIIPVVPSLQGVPLTYLDNSGPAFGLPDGTTGQFNNTYQISDSFSSVRGKHTIKFGGNYQRFQINERNTYAQNGVFDFNGSETGSDFADFLIGAPVGFIQSSRQFLDSRSEYGALYVADSYKVKSNLTLNYGLRWETSTFFRDKLDRTPSNCRIQAINFNVQSTIYPTAPKGWLCPGDPGVAQGLAPNDYNNFAPRIGIAYSPGFSDGLMGKVFGGPGKSSIRASYGIYYTNVEDLTQFYEVGDVPAGLFYVSPTQVYYDVPYKNRQTAGGPGQRFPFTVPNPQTINWAQLQPIASSPGFDLNNILPYSQHYDFSIQREFAGSTLLTLAYVGTNGHHLVAGYSSNPGIAATCLATPGCGPNGEDSSYDLGGGNFQYGTRIHSVTSGRYAFGQGLGATLDFGSNNYTSTVANSVYNSLQITVEKRVGAVQFLGAYTWSKSLDDASAFAQNINPFNAKLSRGLSTYDIAHNFVFSYTWALPGPSAGVGKAVLGGWDFSGITRLTTGFPIGMGDGSDNSLCGCSGVDKPNWSGQSIQIFDPRNTKDHQYFSPDTFSGETLGVPGNSGRAFFHGPGIINFDMALHKEFKFTERVGLEYRAEFFNAFNHAQFNNPSGSFTSSSFGQVRSARDPRIIQMGMKLSF, from the coding sequence ATGAAACAAGGGCGATTCTTTCAGCTTGTGTGGGTTGCGTTAGCTTTAGCCTTGGTGGCTGTGGTCCCAAGGCTGGGAGCACAGACTGTATCTGGATCCATTTCCGGCTCAGTAACGGACCCATCTGGCGCGGCCGTGCCTTCCGCCAATATTACTTTGCGTAACGCAGAAACCGGGGCGGTCATGAGGACAAGTTCAAACTCCAGTGGAGTCTACGGTTTTCCTGTAGTACCGGTTGGCACGAACTACACAGTTTCAGTGGAGGCGAAGGGATTCAGGACTTACGTCCAGAGTGGAATCACTCTGCTTATCAATCAGGCCTTGCGTGTGGACGCAAAGCTCGTCATCGGCAGCGAACAACAATCAGTGGAAGTATCTGCCCAGGCGGTCCAGGTTGCGACCGAAAACACTTCAATGGGCGACGTGATTGAGAGCCGCAAAATGCTCTCCCTGCCGCTTAACGGGCGCAGCTACATTGATTTACTCGGGCTCCAGGCTGGGGTGGTTCCAGAATCCACGACGGGATCTTTGGGGGACCGGCCGGTTGCAGGCACTGGCAGCGCCGGAAACTTTTCTGTCAACGGGGGTCGAGAAGCCGCTAACGGATTCATGCTGAATGGCGGCAGCGTGGAAGAGGGCAGAAACAACGGCGCTGGTCTCGTCCCCAATCTGGATTCGATTGAGGAATTCAAGGTGATCACCAACTCAGGCTCGGCTGAGTATGGCCAGTATTCCGGCGCAATCGTCAACGTGGTGACCAAGGGTGGCACGAACGAATGGCATGGTAATGGATTTGAATTCCTTCGCAACGAAAAATTCGATTCGCGCAATTTCTTTGACCCGGACCGCGGAGCATTCAAGCGGAATCAGTTCGGCGGGACCATTGGCGGGCCAATCATCAAGAACCGGCTTTTCATTTTCGGCGATTATCAGGGAACGCGGCAGTCACTCGGAGTTTCAACCGGTGCGCTCACGGTGCCCACTGCCGATCAGAGAGCCGGCAATCTGTCTGATCCCAATTTGCCAGTGAGCGGGCTCGATCCCACTGCTGTAGTGAAAGGGTGCGCTCCGGGGAATGGTTGCCTGAACGATGTGTTGACGACCCGCCTGGGGTACACCGTAACGAATGGAGAGCCGTATTACACTCCGGGCTGCGCAAGCACAGCCAATTGTGTTTTCCCGAACGGCATCATTCCTCAGAGCGCGTGGTCAGCGCCTTCCCTAGCACTGGAGCAATACATTCCCGAGCCGACTCCCGGCTTGGGCGGTTCGACTTTTTCCACGACTTCTCAAAAACAGCACGTACGCGACGACAAATTCTCGGTGCGTGGAGACCTCGATACCGGAGGCTACGGCCGCTGGTCGGTGTACTATGCGCTTGATAATACCAACCTGTTAGATCCTTTCCCTGCAGCGAACGTTCCAGGTTTCGCTGCTTCAACACCCCAGCAGGCAATGCAAACGGTTCTGAGCAATACGCGTACATTCGGATCGAGCAACGTGAATGAAGTTCACGCCGCCTTCTTCCGTACTGCCATGACGCAGCGCCAGCCCCAGGGAGGTCTGGTGTCCGATCTGTCCTCTCTTGGATTTGTGACGGGGGGATTAGGGATCATTCCCGTGGTGCCGAGCCTTCAGGGTGTCCCTCTGACCTATCTTGACAACTCGGGACCTGCTTTTGGTCTGCCGGACGGCACAACCGGGCAGTTCAACAACACGTATCAGATATCCGATAGCTTCTCCTCGGTCCGGGGAAAGCACACCATTAAATTTGGTGGCAACTACCAACGGTTCCAGATCAACGAAAGAAACACTTACGCTCAGAACGGTGTGTTTGATTTCAATGGCTCGGAAACAGGCAGTGACTTTGCCGATTTTCTGATTGGGGCGCCTGTGGGCTTCATCCAATCGAGCCGGCAATTTCTCGATTCACGATCCGAATATGGTGCGCTCTACGTGGCAGACAGCTACAAAGTAAAGTCGAACCTGACGCTCAACTACGGGTTGAGGTGGGAAACCAGTACCTTTTTTCGCGACAAGTTAGACCGGACGCCGAGTAATTGCAGAATTCAAGCAATTAACTTTAATGTCCAGTCCACCATATATCCCACGGCACCGAAGGGCTGGCTGTGCCCTGGAGATCCGGGTGTCGCACAAGGGTTGGCTCCCAACGACTACAATAATTTTGCTCCTCGTATTGGGATTGCATATTCCCCCGGCTTCAGCGACGGGTTGATGGGCAAGGTCTTTGGCGGGCCCGGGAAATCCAGCATACGGGCCTCCTATGGCATTTACTATACGAACGTCGAGGACCTCACCCAGTTCTACGAGGTGGGTGACGTTCCCGCAGGTCTGTTTTACGTCAGCCCGACGCAGGTTTACTACGATGTGCCGTATAAGAACCGCCAAACCGCGGGAGGCCCTGGGCAGCGATTCCCCTTTACGGTGCCCAACCCGCAAACGATCAACTGGGCCCAGTTACAGCCCATTGCCAGTTCGCCGGGATTTGACCTGAACAACATCCTCCCTTACTCACAGCACTATGACTTCAGCATCCAGCGGGAGTTTGCTGGCTCTACTCTGCTAACACTCGCCTACGTAGGGACAAACGGGCATCACCTGGTTGCTGGATATTCGTCGAATCCAGGTATTGCAGCCACATGTCTGGCGACGCCTGGTTGCGGTCCAAATGGTGAAGACTCGTCATACGACCTGGGCGGGGGAAACTTTCAATACGGGACGCGTATCCACTCCGTGACTTCGGGGCGGTATGCATTCGGACAGGGCTTGGGCGCCACGCTGGACTTCGGGAGTAACAACTACACATCAACGGTTGCCAATTCCGTATACAACTCGCTGCAGATAACGGTGGAGAAGAGAGTTGGTGCCGTCCAGTTTCTTGGCGCTTACACATGGTCAAAATCACTCGATGATGCCTCGGCTTTTGCGCAAAACATCAACCCGTTTAATGCAAAATTGAGCCGGGGTCTCTCCACCTATGACATTGCACACAATTTTGTCTTCAGCTACACATGGGCCCTGCCAGGCCCCTCTGCGGGAGTGGGGAAAGCAGTGCTGGGTGGATGGGACTTTTCAGGAATCACACGGCTGACGACAGGCTTCCCGATCGGAATGGGCGATGGGAGCGACAACTCGCTCTGTGGATGCTCGGGTGTAGACAAGCCGAACTGGTCCGGGCAGTCCATTCAGATCTTCGATCCCCGAAACACTAAGGACCACCAGTACTTCTCGCCGGACACTTTCTCCGGGGAAACCCTTGGAGTGCCCGGCAATTCGGGACGCGCCTTCTTCCACGGGCCTGGAATTATCAACTTCGACATGGCGCTGCACAAAGAGTTCAAGTTTACGGAGAGAGTTGGGCTGGAATACCGTGCTGAATTCTTCAACGCGTTTAACCACGCTCAGTTTAACAATCCCTCGGGCAGCTTTACATCGAGCTCGTTCGGCCAGGTCAGAAGCGCCCGCGATCCGCGCATCATTCAGATGGGCATGAAGTTAAGCTTCTGA
- a CDS encoding tetratricopeptide repeat protein encodes MPGTLGGSGHIRRPCWCGLFFALWSGLTVCGMPSQAHGPGPSKTNQELAVRLNNEGISLAKKADYASAIEKFRHAIELWPQFPDSQYNLAITLEKIGQMDQAIAAFKAAVHLRPDSAPMHLALGLALARNYDLARAATELQQAVTLAPHDPLAHYNLGLTYEQQGNPQDAMIEYRKAIQIRPEFGPAHERLGIVLRRQGKQHDALAEFQSAVRFSPQDADAHYNLALALRSEGKQDEALKELDEAIRLKPDFEQARYNRAMIIRNRGQQAQAQKEMQEIAGLSEFKAKVARAKSLTLSAADHLKNREPDDALADLASALEYWKDNPAAYYLKGLAYEQKANLPEARTNLEKAVDLKPDYPEALVGLGRVLWELGDHQEAVSEFDKAVAVAPDFAEGHYNRGLAKAWLGDETSAIAEFRTALALKPGYLDAGINLGLTLMRLRKVDEAIQQFKSMAKSFPNNSGVRNNLGLALLELGDFKEAADAFRQSLRLDPNSAEAHYNLALALRKEGEDQAAATEFKRAHDLNPLLSPP; translated from the coding sequence ATGCCGGGTACTTTGGGTGGCAGCGGCCACATCAGGAGGCCTTGCTGGTGCGGCTTGTTTTTTGCCCTTTGGTCAGGACTGACAGTTTGCGGCATGCCTTCCCAGGCCCATGGTCCGGGGCCTTCCAAGACAAACCAGGAATTGGCTGTTCGGCTAAATAATGAGGGCATTAGTCTCGCTAAAAAGGCCGATTATGCGTCTGCGATAGAGAAGTTCCGCCACGCGATTGAACTCTGGCCGCAGTTTCCTGACTCCCAGTACAACCTGGCAATAACGCTCGAAAAGATAGGCCAGATGGATCAGGCGATTGCTGCCTTTAAAGCTGCAGTTCACCTCAGGCCTGATTCTGCACCCATGCACCTTGCCTTGGGGTTGGCGTTGGCAAGGAATTATGACCTTGCGCGTGCTGCAACTGAGCTTCAGCAGGCCGTAACCCTTGCTCCACACGACCCGCTGGCGCATTACAATCTTGGACTGACCTATGAGCAGCAGGGTAATCCCCAGGATGCAATGATCGAGTATCGAAAGGCAATCCAAATACGACCTGAATTTGGCCCTGCGCACGAGCGATTGGGAATTGTATTGCGCCGCCAGGGAAAGCAGCATGACGCGCTTGCGGAATTCCAATCCGCCGTTCGTTTTTCACCCCAGGACGCTGATGCACACTATAATCTTGCGCTTGCTCTGAGGTCAGAGGGCAAACAGGACGAGGCTCTGAAAGAGCTGGATGAAGCCATCCGCTTGAAACCGGACTTTGAGCAGGCCCGCTATAACCGTGCGATGATCATTCGTAATCGAGGACAACAGGCGCAAGCCCAGAAGGAGATGCAAGAAATTGCCGGCCTCAGCGAGTTCAAAGCGAAGGTGGCGCGGGCCAAGAGCCTGACCCTATCAGCAGCCGACCATCTGAAGAATCGGGAGCCCGACGATGCTCTCGCCGACCTTGCATCAGCATTGGAATATTGGAAAGATAATCCCGCTGCCTACTATCTGAAGGGCCTGGCTTATGAGCAGAAAGCTAACTTGCCAGAAGCTCGAACAAATCTTGAAAAGGCCGTGGACCTTAAACCGGATTACCCGGAAGCCCTGGTTGGCCTGGGGCGGGTGCTTTGGGAGCTTGGCGACCATCAGGAAGCAGTCAGCGAATTTGATAAGGCCGTTGCGGTTGCACCTGATTTTGCGGAGGGGCATTACAACCGCGGCCTTGCTAAGGCTTGGCTGGGCGATGAGACAAGTGCAATTGCAGAATTCCGTACGGCGCTTGCTTTGAAGCCTGGTTACCTCGACGCCGGCATCAACCTTGGCCTGACGCTTATGCGGCTGCGAAAAGTCGATGAGGCAATCCAGCAATTCAAATCAATGGCGAAGTCATTTCCCAACAACTCTGGCGTCCGGAACAATCTGGGTTTGGCGCTGCTTGAGCTCGGAGACTTCAAGGAGGCTGCGGATGCGTTTCGGCAATCGCTGCGGCTGGACCCCAATTCTGCAGAGGCGCACTACAATCTGGCACTCGCTCTCAGGAAAGAAGGTGAAGATCAGGCTGCCGCCACTGAGTTCAAGAGAGCTCATGACCTGAACCCCCTTCTGTCGCCGCCTTGA
- a CDS encoding RidA family protein, which translates to MSNALGIHKDLTKLVQPLKVDADPAAGYSAGAAQAQGGIQKLGYDGQPAKGGIAPVVVHNGLIYVAGQGANEHQEEATLDITTHVQKAMDNVKKLVEVAGGDMDHVLQLTVYLATLEFYDAMNKAYRPYFPNGGPARCTVSVAGIPGRSLIEISCIAAVVRQ; encoded by the coding sequence ATGTCCAACGCGTTAGGAATTCACAAGGATCTCACGAAGTTGGTTCAGCCTCTCAAAGTGGATGCTGATCCGGCGGCGGGTTACTCTGCCGGTGCAGCTCAGGCACAGGGCGGTATTCAGAAACTTGGCTATGACGGTCAACCTGCGAAAGGAGGAATCGCCCCGGTCGTTGTACACAATGGCCTGATTTACGTGGCGGGCCAGGGCGCCAATGAACATCAAGAGGAGGCGACTCTGGACATTACAACCCATGTTCAAAAGGCCATGGACAACGTGAAGAAGCTGGTGGAGGTGGCCGGGGGAGATATGGACCACGTTCTGCAGTTGACGGTCTATCTGGCGACCTTGGAATTCTACGACGCCATGAATAAGGCCTACCGACCGTATTTTCCGAACGGCGGTCCGGCGCGTTGCACGGTTTCAGTGGCTGGAATTCCCGGGAGATCGCTGATTGAAATAAGCTGCATTGCGGCAGTCGTCCGCCAATAA
- a CDS encoding RidA family protein, with protein MKITDEQEETMDINRNEKRRTFLANLAAVAASIWGAPRLLAQAATPQASPRRHGPMVHNGLIYISGQGANDSGAVQGATIEDHTRKVMENIKRVVEEGGGTMDSILQLNVYLATLEHYEAMNKIYYSYFPNGGPARCTVAVAGIPGRSLLEINGIAAVVK; from the coding sequence ATGAAAATTACTGACGAACAGGAGGAGACGATGGACATAAATCGGAATGAGAAACGGCGAACGTTCCTGGCAAATCTGGCGGCGGTTGCAGCGTCGATCTGGGGTGCGCCCAGATTGCTTGCGCAAGCTGCCACTCCACAGGCAAGCCCGAGACGCCACGGTCCGATGGTGCATAACGGGCTGATTTACATTTCGGGGCAGGGAGCGAATGACAGCGGGGCCGTGCAGGGTGCCACGATTGAAGATCACACCCGAAAGGTGATGGAGAACATCAAGCGCGTCGTGGAAGAGGGTGGCGGAACCATGGATAGCATTCTGCAATTAAACGTTTATCTGGCCACGCTGGAACATTACGAAGCGATGAACAAAATTTACTATTCATACTTTCCCAATGGTGGACCGGCGCGATGCACCGTTGCGGTAGCCGGGATTCCAGGCCGTTCGCTGCTTGAGATTAACGGGATTGCAGCGGTGGTGAAGTAA